Proteins found in one Nocardia brasiliensis ATCC 700358 genomic segment:
- the purL gene encoding phosphoribosylformylglycinamidine synthase subunit PurL, which produces MTSQVDTVSAAAATPDVPQPYKELGLKDDEYARIKDILGRRPTDAELAMYSVMWSEHCSYKSSKVHLRYFGQTTTEQMRASMLAGIGENAGVVDVGDGWAVTFKVESHNHPSYVEPYQGAATGVGGIVRDIMAMGARPIAVMDQLRFGAADAADTRRVVDGVVRGVGGYGNSLGLPNIGGETVFDASYQGNPLVNALCAGVMRVEDLHLAFASGTGNKIILFGARTGLDGIGGVSVLASDTFSGDESGTGRKKLPSVQVGDPFTEKVLIECCLELYAAKLVVGIQDLGGAGLSCATSELAAAGDGGMRIELDRVPMRATGMTPAEVLSSESQERMCAVVTPENVDAFMAVCRKWDTLATVIGEVTDGDRLIVTWHGETVVDVPPRTVAHEGPVYERPVQRPDEQDALIADSTDKLSRPKTGDELRATLLQMLASPQLCSRKWITEQYDRYVRGNTVLAEHADAGVIRIDESTGRGIALATDASGRYTKLDPYTGAQLALAEAFRNVATTGATPKAVTNCLNFGSPEDPGVMWQFQQAVRGLADGCVALGIPVTGGNVSFYNQTGQTAILPTPVVGVLGVIDDVHRRIPTGLGLEPGETLILLGDTHDEFGGSIWSQVVHDHLGGVPPKVDFAREQLLAEVLTAGSRDGMISAAHDLSEGGLIQAVVEAALAGETGCRILLPEDADPFVTLFAESAGRVLVAVPRSEETRFTKMCTARELPWVRIGVVDQGADSVEVQGQFSVPMDELRAAHEGTLPKLFGASAL; this is translated from the coding sequence CGAGCAGATGCGGGCCTCGATGCTCGCGGGCATCGGCGAGAACGCGGGCGTCGTGGACGTCGGCGACGGCTGGGCGGTCACCTTCAAGGTGGAGAGCCACAATCACCCGTCCTACGTCGAGCCCTACCAGGGCGCGGCGACCGGCGTCGGCGGCATCGTGCGCGACATCATGGCGATGGGCGCGCGCCCGATCGCGGTGATGGATCAGCTGCGCTTCGGCGCCGCGGACGCGGCCGACACCCGGCGCGTGGTCGACGGTGTGGTGCGCGGAGTCGGCGGTTACGGCAACTCGCTCGGCCTGCCGAATATCGGCGGCGAGACCGTGTTCGATGCCTCCTACCAAGGCAATCCGCTGGTGAACGCGCTGTGCGCGGGCGTGATGCGGGTCGAGGATCTGCACCTGGCGTTCGCCTCCGGCACCGGCAACAAGATCATTCTGTTCGGTGCGCGCACCGGCCTGGACGGCATCGGCGGCGTCTCCGTGCTCGCCTCGGACACCTTCTCCGGTGACGAATCGGGTACGGGCCGTAAGAAGCTGCCGAGCGTGCAGGTGGGCGATCCGTTCACCGAGAAGGTGCTCATCGAGTGCTGTCTGGAGCTGTACGCGGCCAAGCTGGTGGTGGGCATCCAGGACCTCGGCGGCGCCGGATTGTCCTGCGCCACCTCCGAACTGGCGGCCGCGGGCGACGGCGGCATGCGTATCGAGCTGGACCGGGTGCCGATGCGCGCCACCGGGATGACCCCGGCCGAGGTGCTCTCCAGCGAATCGCAGGAGCGCATGTGCGCCGTGGTGACCCCGGAGAACGTGGACGCGTTCATGGCCGTGTGCCGCAAGTGGGACACCCTCGCCACGGTGATCGGCGAGGTCACCGACGGCGACCGGCTGATCGTCACCTGGCACGGCGAGACCGTGGTCGACGTTCCGCCGCGTACCGTCGCGCACGAGGGCCCGGTGTACGAGCGCCCGGTGCAGCGCCCGGACGAGCAGGACGCGCTGATCGCCGACAGCACCGACAAGCTGAGCCGCCCGAAGACCGGCGACGAGCTGCGCGCCACGCTGCTGCAGATGCTGGCCAGCCCGCAGCTGTGTAGCCGCAAGTGGATCACCGAGCAGTACGACCGCTACGTGCGCGGCAACACCGTGCTCGCCGAGCACGCCGACGCGGGCGTCATCCGGATCGACGAGTCGACCGGGCGCGGAATCGCGCTGGCCACCGACGCGTCCGGCCGCTACACCAAGCTGGACCCCTACACCGGCGCGCAGCTCGCGCTGGCCGAGGCGTTCCGCAACGTCGCCACCACCGGCGCGACCCCGAAGGCCGTCACCAACTGCCTGAACTTCGGCTCGCCGGAGGATCCGGGCGTGATGTGGCAGTTCCAGCAGGCCGTGCGCGGCCTCGCGGACGGCTGTGTGGCGCTGGGCATTCCGGTCACCGGCGGCAATGTGAGCTTCTACAACCAGACCGGGCAGACCGCCATCCTGCCGACCCCCGTGGTCGGCGTGCTCGGCGTCATCGACGACGTGCACCGGCGCATCCCGACCGGGCTCGGGCTGGAGCCGGGCGAGACCCTGATCCTGCTCGGTGACACCCACGACGAATTCGGCGGCTCGATCTGGTCCCAGGTCGTGCACGATCACCTGGGCGGTGTGCCGCCGAAGGTCGATTTCGCGCGCGAGCAGCTGCTGGCCGAGGTGCTCACCGCGGGTTCGCGCGACGGCATGATCAGTGCCGCGCACGACCTTTCGGAGGGCGGCCTGATCCAGGCCGTCGTGGAGGCCGCGCTGGCCGGTGAAACCGGTTGCCGCATCCTGCTTCCCGAGGACGCCGATCCGTTCGTGACGCTGTTCGCCGAATCGGCGGGCCGGGTGCTCGTCGCGGTGCCGCGCTCGGAGGAGACCCGGTTCACCAAGATGTGCACCGCCCGCGAACTGCCGTGGGTGCGCATCGGCGTGGTCGACCAGGGCGCGGATTCGGTTGAGGTGCAAGGACAGTTCTCCGTCCCGATGGACGAGCTGCGGGCCGCGCACGAGGGCACGCTGCCGAAGTTGTTCGGAGCAAGTGCGCTCTGA
- a CDS encoding alpha/beta hydrolase produces MTAEAGAVSVVRVRDGAGRVVGAVERFFRPNYVGLVVATLFFSLSLTPSLLPRDWLFEGLIGGVNAAIGYGVGCLLELMYRSWIRPRLPEQVTKVLADLPTWLPAVVKVVVLLGCLLAAVLMLVQSARWQREITQLMGMDDITTSGFLRTGALSAAVIALVIGVFRAVRWLVRWVAGELTKWVHVPRRLAMPLGFLIVTIVAVTLFNGVLAKAFFSVANSAFSVRNSHTSPNATQPQLPERSGSPASSAKWETLGSEGRWFVSYVPSAADIEKVTGKPAKEPIRVYTGLESADGPEAQAELAVAELERTGAFDRKVLVVVTTTGTGWVDSTSAESVEMMYGGDSAIVATQYSYLPSVLSFLSDKDKATRMGKLVFDKVYEHWSARPAEARPKLLVYGESLGSQGAEGAFSGLADLRNRTDGVLWVGPPNSNRLWSEFVARRDPGSPEVLPTYADGLVVRFADGRGDLWQPSSTWLTPRVAYLQHASDPVVWWSPDLLFSEPDWLREPRGSDVSPTMAWYPIVTFWQVAADLPNAQGVNDGHGHRYGTLVLDAWAAIAQPPDWTADLSDRIRNYLAESAVRERSLK; encoded by the coding sequence ATGACGGCTGAGGCTGGAGCGGTCTCAGTAGTACGTGTGCGCGATGGCGCCGGCCGGGTCGTCGGCGCCGTCGAGCGGTTCTTTCGCCCGAACTATGTGGGTCTCGTCGTCGCGACGCTGTTCTTCTCGTTGTCGCTGACACCCTCGCTGCTGCCGCGGGATTGGCTGTTCGAGGGTCTCATCGGCGGCGTCAACGCGGCCATCGGCTACGGCGTCGGCTGTCTGCTCGAGTTGATGTACCGCAGCTGGATTCGGCCGCGCCTGCCCGAGCAGGTGACCAAGGTGCTGGCGGACCTGCCCACCTGGCTGCCCGCGGTGGTGAAAGTGGTGGTGCTGCTCGGCTGTCTGCTCGCGGCGGTGCTCATGCTGGTGCAGTCGGCGCGCTGGCAGCGCGAGATCACCCAGCTGATGGGCATGGACGACATCACGACCAGCGGCTTCCTGCGCACCGGTGCGTTGAGCGCGGCCGTGATCGCGCTGGTGATCGGTGTGTTCCGGGCGGTGCGCTGGCTGGTGCGGTGGGTCGCGGGCGAGCTGACGAAGTGGGTGCACGTCCCGCGCCGCCTGGCCATGCCGCTCGGCTTCCTGATCGTCACCATCGTGGCCGTCACGCTGTTCAACGGCGTGCTGGCGAAAGCCTTCTTCTCGGTGGCGAATTCGGCGTTCAGCGTGCGCAACAGCCACACCTCGCCCAATGCCACGCAACCGCAGCTGCCCGAAAGATCCGGTAGCCCGGCCTCATCGGCGAAGTGGGAGACCCTCGGCTCGGAGGGGCGATGGTTCGTCTCCTACGTGCCGAGCGCCGCGGATATCGAGAAGGTCACCGGCAAACCGGCCAAGGAGCCGATCCGGGTGTACACCGGCCTGGAATCGGCGGACGGTCCCGAGGCGCAAGCCGAACTGGCCGTCGCCGAACTCGAACGCACCGGGGCCTTCGACCGCAAGGTCCTGGTCGTGGTGACCACCACCGGCACCGGCTGGGTCGATTCGACCAGCGCCGAATCCGTGGAGATGATGTACGGCGGCGACAGCGCGATCGTCGCCACCCAGTACTCGTATCTACCCAGCGTGCTGTCTTTCCTGTCGGACAAGGACAAGGCGACCCGGATGGGAAAGCTGGTGTTCGACAAGGTGTACGAGCACTGGTCGGCGCGGCCGGCCGAGGCCAGGCCGAAGCTGCTCGTCTACGGCGAGAGCCTCGGCTCGCAGGGGGCCGAAGGCGCGTTCTCCGGTCTCGCCGACCTGCGCAACCGGACCGACGGCGTGCTGTGGGTGGGGCCGCCGAACTCGAACCGGTTGTGGAGTGAATTCGTCGCGCGGCGCGATCCCGGGTCCCCCGAGGTCCTGCCGACCTACGCCGACGGCCTCGTGGTGCGCTTCGCGGACGGTCGCGGTGATCTGTGGCAGCCGTCGAGCACCTGGCTGACACCGCGCGTCGCCTACCTGCAGCACGCGTCCGATCCGGTGGTGTGGTGGTCGCCGGATCTGCTGTTCAGCGAACCGGATTGGCTGCGCGAGCCGCGTGGCTCCGATGTGTCGCCGACCATGGCGTGGTATCCGATCGTCACGTTCTGGCAGGTCGCCGCCGATCTGCCCAATGCGCAGGGCGTCAACGACGGGCACGGGCATCGCTACGGCACGCTGGTGCTCGACGCCTGGGCCGCGATCGCGCAGCCGCCGGACTGGACCGCCGATCTCTCGGATCGGATCCGAAACTACTTGGCGGAGTCGGCCGTTCGGGAACGCTCACTCAAATGA
- a CDS encoding YiaA/YiaB family inner membrane protein, with translation MSTPNAQPKTTSAFVAQAAIAFGVSFFGAGAGILYLPLDIWQRSFLAMSLLFLVTSTFTLAKVVRDQHEAATVHGRIDQARMEKLLAEHDPFNTIA, from the coding sequence ATGAGCACTCCCAACGCACAGCCGAAGACCACCTCGGCCTTCGTCGCCCAGGCCGCGATCGCGTTCGGCGTCAGCTTTTTCGGGGCGGGCGCGGGCATTCTGTATCTGCCGCTGGACATCTGGCAGCGCAGCTTTCTGGCGATGAGCCTTCTCTTCCTGGTCACCAGCACCTTCACCTTGGCGAAGGTGGTGCGGGACCAGCACGAAGCCGCGACCGTACACGGTCGCATCGATCAGGCACGGATGGAAAAGCTGCTCGCCGAGCACGATCCGTTCAACACCATTGCCTGA
- a CDS encoding alpha/beta hydrolase: protein MLETASTLTKLRTRGVVVVRRVEDVIDLNYVGLVFATLFFALSVTPSLVPRDWLFQGLISGVNAALGYGVGCLLEWLFRLWVRPRLQKFLPPPPTWVRYAVKSAILFTAALSAALMLVQSARWQREITALMGMEGTTTPAYLRTGLLSMAVGAAVVAAYRTVRETILFLARLLNRWVRVPRELAPAAGFLVLVVLTVTIFNGVASRAFFAVANSAFSVRNDHTSTNAVQPTQPERSGSPASLAKWETLGFEGRWFVSHGPTASKISEVTGKPAREPIRAYVGLESAENGEEPAELAAAELERTGAFDRKVLVVVTTTGTGWVNAMAAGAIEYMYGGDSAIIATQYSYLPSVLSFLADRGKAATAGKELFDAVYRHWSARPQQQRPKLLVYGESLGSQGSEAAFDGLADLRTKVDGALWVGPPNSNRLWEQFVSRRDPGSREVEPVYADGLVVRFASDSADLARPSTEWRPPRIAYLQHASDPIVWWSTDLIFSQPDWLSEPRGSDVSSQMRWWPFVTFWQVAADLTNAQGVTDGHGHRYGSLVLDGWAAVAAPPDWSAAMSDRIRAEIESAEDFERKIK, encoded by the coding sequence GTGCTAGAGACCGCCTCCACCCTGACGAAGCTGCGCACGCGCGGCGTCGTCGTCGTGCGGCGCGTGGAAGACGTCATCGACCTGAACTATGTCGGACTGGTGTTCGCGACGTTGTTCTTCGCGCTGTCGGTGACGCCGTCGCTGGTGCCGCGCGACTGGCTGTTCCAGGGCCTGATCAGCGGTGTCAACGCCGCGCTCGGCTACGGCGTCGGCTGTCTGCTCGAGTGGCTGTTCCGGCTGTGGGTGCGGCCGCGGTTGCAGAAGTTCCTTCCGCCGCCGCCCACCTGGGTGCGCTACGCCGTGAAGTCCGCGATCCTGTTCACCGCCGCGTTGAGTGCGGCACTGATGCTGGTGCAGTCGGCGCGCTGGCAGCGCGAGATCACCGCGCTGATGGGCATGGAGGGCACCACGACACCGGCCTATCTGCGCACCGGCTTGCTGAGCATGGCGGTCGGCGCGGCCGTGGTGGCCGCGTATCGGACGGTGCGCGAGACCATCCTGTTCCTGGCGCGGCTGCTCAACCGGTGGGTTCGGGTGCCGCGCGAGCTGGCGCCCGCCGCCGGCTTCCTGGTGCTCGTCGTGCTGACCGTGACGATCTTCAACGGCGTGGCCTCGCGGGCGTTCTTCGCCGTGGCCAATTCGGCGTTCAGCGTGCGCAACGACCACACCTCGACGAATGCGGTCCAGCCGACCCAACCGGAACGTTCCGGCAGTCCGGCGTCACTGGCCAAATGGGAGACCCTCGGGTTCGAGGGGCGGTGGTTCGTCTCGCACGGCCCGACCGCGAGCAAGATCAGCGAGGTGACCGGCAAGCCCGCGCGCGAGCCGATCCGCGCCTACGTCGGGCTGGAGTCGGCTGAGAACGGTGAGGAACCAGCCGAGCTGGCGGCCGCCGAACTCGAACGCACCGGCGCCTTCGATCGCAAGGTGCTCGTGGTGGTGACGACCACCGGCACCGGCTGGGTCAATGCCATGGCGGCCGGGGCGATCGAGTACATGTACGGCGGCGACAGCGCGATCATCGCCACGCAGTACTCGTATCTGCCGAGCGTGCTGTCGTTCCTGGCCGACCGCGGCAAGGCCGCGACGGCCGGAAAAGAGCTGTTCGACGCGGTGTATCGGCACTGGAGCGCGCGCCCGCAACAGCAGCGGCCGAAGCTGCTGGTCTACGGGGAGAGCCTGGGCTCGCAGGGCTCCGAGGCGGCGTTCGATGGGCTCGCCGACCTGCGGACGAAGGTGGACGGCGCGCTCTGGGTGGGGCCGCCGAACTCGAATCGGCTGTGGGAACAGTTCGTTTCGCGGCGCGATCCCGGCTCACGCGAGGTCGAACCGGTCTATGCGGACGGGCTGGTCGTGCGATTCGCCTCGGACAGTGCGGATCTCGCGCGCCCGTCCACCGAATGGCGACCGCCGCGCATCGCCTACCTGCAACACGCCTCGGACCCGATCGTCTGGTGGTCGACGGATCTCATCTTCTCGCAACCGGATTGGCTGTCGGAGCCGCGCGGCTCCGATGTCTCCTCGCAGATGCGCTGGTGGCCGTTCGTCACCTTCTGGCAGGTCGCCGCCGACCTCACCAACGCCCAGGGCGTCACCGACGGGCACGGGCACCGCTACGGCAGTCTCGTGCTGGACGGCTGGGCGGCGGTGGCGGCGCCGCCGGACTGGTCGGCGGCGATGTCGGACCGGATCAGGGCGGAGATCGAGTCCGCCGAGGATTTCGAACGGAAGATCAAATGA
- a CDS encoding CPBP family intramembrane glutamic endopeptidase — translation MSRLPKAVAAIGIPLAWSNLVLPGLGLGVRGRTAANAGFATAYAVAFQGVPDWFSAKGLRYGAVSAALVAAGYGVALTIPSARKGLAAAADRAPDIPIAEWAGVHIPIGTVYSEELIFRATLEPLLDNAFGPIAGAVVGSSAFGFWHVHPARAAGDSVAVTVAATAAGGFVLGWLRRRTASATAPALLHLATNAGGAIAPQLARRPSFGQGKARLSPNGLVAGGDR, via the coding sequence ATGAGCCGTTTGCCGAAAGCCGTTGCCGCCATCGGGATTCCGCTGGCTTGGAGCAATCTTGTGCTGCCCGGTCTCGGGCTCGGAGTGCGGGGGCGGACCGCAGCGAACGCCGGATTCGCGACGGCTTACGCGGTTGCCTTTCAGGGTGTGCCTGATTGGTTCTCCGCGAAGGGTCTTCGTTACGGCGCGGTGTCGGCTGCGCTGGTTGCCGCCGGTTATGGTGTGGCCCTTACGATTCCGTCGGCGCGCAAAGGTTTGGCGGCGGCCGCTGATCGAGCACCGGATATACCGATCGCCGAATGGGCCGGTGTGCATATTCCGATCGGCACGGTGTACAGCGAAGAGCTGATCTTCCGTGCGACGTTGGAACCCCTGCTGGACAATGCTTTCGGTCCGATCGCCGGAGCCGTGGTGGGTTCATCGGCCTTCGGCTTCTGGCATGTCCATCCGGCGCGGGCCGCGGGGGACAGCGTTGCGGTGACGGTAGCCGCCACCGCCGCGGGCGGTTTCGTGCTCGGCTGGCTCCGCCGACGTACCGCGAGCGCCACGGCTCCGGCGCTGCTGCATCTCGCCACGAATGCGGGTGGTGCCATCGCGCCGCAACTGGCTCGGCGACCGTCCTTCGGACAGGGCAAGGCGCGGCTGTCGCCGAATGGGCTGGTTGCCGGGGGCGACCGCTAG